The DNA region AGCGGAGCGCCGGGTTGCGATTCGCCCGGCGTACCTGTTAGTTTTTCGCCAATCAATCCATACTGCGGCAGGCATTACAGGCCAGCGCGCGCACCATCGCGCGCCGTCCAGATGCACCCGGTTTCCACCGCTGCTCCGTGGATGCCGGGCCGCGCCGCCGCCGTGCCGCATGCGGCATGAGGACGGGGCGCACCTCCGCTCCCGCGCCCGGAACGATGGAAAGGTTCGCGGAACCCCGCGGGCTCCCGGTCCCCCCCCTCCCAGATCCGGCACATGACGACGGACGCAACGGACGACACCAGCACGTACATCGTCCTGGTGAACGACGAGGAGCAGTATTCACTCTGGCTCGCGGACCGGGAGATTCCCCGGGGCTGGACGGCCGTGGGCACGCCCGGCACCCGGGACCAGTGCCTCGCCTACATCCAGGAGGTGTGGACCGACATGAGGCCGCTCAGCCTGCGCCCGGATCCGTCCGCCGCGGCCTGAAACACCGGGGCCGGCCGCCCCTGGCCGCATCTGTCCGATCCGTACCGGGCGGTGGTGAAATCCACCGCCCCATCCGTTTTTGCACTACGAGGCTGCATGTCCACTGGCGGGAACGAGTTGAGTCACGCGCAAGGCGAAGGTCCGGAGCATCCGGCACAGGCGGGGGAGCGCGGCCTTTCCGCGCGCCCCGCCGCCGGGGAAGGCGACCGTGCGCGCGTGGAACGGCCGATTCCGTCCGCCGGCGGCGGTGACCGGGGCGTGCATGCACCGTCCGCCGGTCCGGCCGGCTCGCCCGCGCACTTCGCGGCCCAGGCGCGCTACTGGGAGCAGGCGCTGGCCGGCGCGCCGGAACTGCTGGAGCTTCCGGCGGACCATCCGCGCCCGGCGCGGCGGGACGCGGCCGGCGGCCGGGTGCCCGTGGCGCTGGACGCGGAACTGGCGGCGGCGCTCCGCGCGCTGTCGCGGCGGAACGATGTCCCGCTCTCCATGACGCTTCTCGCCGGCTGGGCCCTCGTGCTCGGCCGGCTTTCCGTGCAGACGGACGTGGTGGTCGGCGTGCCCGCGGGCAGCCTTGGCACCGGCGAGCCCGGGGATGCGTCCGGCGCGTCCGCCAACCCGCTGGCGCTGCGCGTGGACCTGTCCGGCGCGCCCACGGTGGCGGAGCTGCTGGGTCGCGTGCGTACGCGCGCGCACGAGGCGCTTCAGAACGGGGCCATCCCGTTCGAGCAAGTCGTGCAGCGGGTCGCTCCGGCGGGGAGCCCGGCGTACACCCCGCTGTTTCAGGTGACGTTTGCCTGGGAGAGCGCGGCGGATGCGGCGGACACGGCGGGGTTCGACCTGTCGCTCGTCCTGGGCGAGGCGGGGGACGGCGTGGAGGGCGGCATCACCTACGCCGCGTCGCTGTTCGAGCGCGGGACGGTGGAGCGCTTCGCCGGCTACCTGCGGCGGGCGCTGCAGGAGATGACGGCGGATGACAACCGGCCCGTGGACCGGCTGCCGCTGCTGCCGGAAGCAGAGCG from Longimicrobium terrae includes:
- a CDS encoding MbtH family protein, coding for MTTDATDDTSTYIVLVNDEEQYSLWLADREIPRGWTAVGTPGTRDQCLAYIQEVWTDMRPLSLRPDPSAAA
- a CDS encoding non-ribosomal peptide synthetase, which gives rise to MSTGGNELSHAQGEGPEHPAQAGERGLSARPAAGEGDRARVERPIPSAGGGDRGVHAPSAGPAGSPAHFAAQARYWEQALAGAPELLELPADHPRPARRDAAGGRVPVALDAELAAALRALSRRNDVPLSMTLLAGWALVLGRLSVQTDVVVGVPAGSLGTGEPGDASGASANPLALRVDLSGAPTVAELLGRVRTRAHEALQNGAIPFEQVVQRVAPAGSPAYTPLFQVTFAWESAADAADTAGFDLSLVLGEAGDGVEGGITYAASLFERGTVERFAGYLRRALQEMTADDNRPVDRLPLLPEAERRLVIEGLNATDRPYPAGLCVHDLFRAQAARTPDAAALVWRGERVTYAEMDRRANRIAHALRRRGAGPEVRVGICLPRMPDLVASMLGVLAAGAAYVPLDPAYPRERLGYMLQDAGVTLVITDSTLAERLPEGPATLLLDAESAALAAEPETAPESGVVPENLSHVIFTSGSTGRPKGVMIRHASTVVLLHWLGETVTDAERASVLFSTSINFDVSVAEVFGTLSWGGTLVLVENALELATLDEPVVHVSMVPSAAAELLRSGGIPSSVRTLNLGGEALPNALAQGLYALPGVEKVGNLYGP